Proteins co-encoded in one Sparus aurata chromosome 18, fSpaAur1.1, whole genome shotgun sequence genomic window:
- the synpo gene encoding synaptopodin isoform X1 yields MEMDKGHVPIRRGVSWSPGGLRKPLQATQNMHTPGTECNASWEKTGFNKEQMSRKTNLTRSASLSEKELKEARVRSQIIAAQLTIPSNSSSRGVQLFNRRKQRVSAFTLESCGEGSEEDRVENVKTDPSCNKQTWAERSSEEKDRDLNFKNSATKPLLSPPGRVHSVGGIRADPGKDSHTEEVMEEHVIQERHFLPVKEEQEEEEEARDKIHEELEDKVKDEIPPGSNNTDPVLIGHAEGEAEINGGHTGPLPTGKLLNGCHSASGPERGSVTASKQTSTIINRTARPFFSPLTVQSPEALSPVMDIPPPPSYSTPLLPAFTAPQPVAFSPPPPPSYPTPPLPAFTNQPPQAYYSSPPPMSPVMSPSSPPPSQFPVSSVSQYPPMPHYGPPTAPKPSTFVPQPVSERKAITIKTGILEEGAARRSNRKAMFTFKEKPVMAPNPELLSLVQGADERKKHGQRSVPEPASEEELLALGAEASNFLTKEEERADEAKAPEWSSCLKSSRTRPRAEHRPDQTLTNVSGKGAELFARRQSRMEKYVVEKQNTGQMRSPSPTMSLPPSWVYPSNMPGRVKAIAKSSDMSTQLSQNLKAQQAVKQKPRPKAPAPEPVPEPPTLENGCSKIEMDLSRHRPYQLNSSLFILNPAKDPLSTLPRGAPQAKNLMPTQSFSRQTSLPNNPPSHFSTQCMSPQLPQNPTRGRAEYPSNPASGQPRISSPMSAFSPERVSSPRSGVQAPRPTFSAKKAGIAPQTPKDSSQDETSRKTPTPTRTPSLTRRFSSPEGPAAGAWSPSLQANRPSTTMSSRPVTSPVSSPLGTRCQSPMASQNIQFSTSTITSRPSQTSTATSPRSPPWGSRCQSPMVSQNTQSSGVSSNPSFRPSQTSTTTSPLSPPWSSRCQSPIVSQQSSTVASMYTSRPSQTSTATSPRTPPWGSRCQSPMVSQNASTVTSITTPRPTKTSTATSPVSPPWGSRSQSPALSQTSLSFPTTRPLYTSSATSPVPPPKDSRCMSPIVNNLDSKANHRLLAKNIINAAKRKNSPSPGALSGHSLPISPLGNSHHGYDCHKPPISPFQSRAPGAQSPTFTSPPPTPTQRICSPVRLYNTRSLTDSDASVESEDSGLRSPGLQSYNTCPRGWGGSLRVKRSTVSTDL; encoded by the exons ATCTGACCCGGAGTGCCAGTTTATCTGAGAAGGAGCTAAAGGAAGCTCGTGTCAGGAGTCAGATCATCGCAGCTCAGCTCACCATCCCATCCAACTCCAGCTCCAGAGGCGTGCAGCTCTTCAACCGGCGCAAGCAGAGGGTCAGCGCCTTCACGCTTGAAAGCTGTGGAGAGGGTTCAGAGGAGGACAGAGTTGAGAATGTGAAAACTGACCCCTCATGTAACAAGCAAACATGGGCAGAGaggagcagtgaggagaagGATAGAGATCTGAACTTTAAAAATAGCGCTACCAAGCCACTCTTGTCGCCACCTGGGAGGGTACATTCAGTAGGTGGTATTAGGGCGGACCCAGGTAAGGATTCACACACGGAAGAAGTCATGGAGGAGCATGTTATCCAAGAGAGGCATTTCCTCCCTGTCaaggaagagcaggaggaagaggaagaggcgaGAGATAAAATCCACGAGGAGCTTGAGGACAAAGTCAAGGATGAGATTCCCCCTGGAAGTAATAATACTGATCCAGTCCTGATTGGACATGCTGAAGGGGAGGCAGAGATAAATGGGGGCCACACAGGGCCACTTCCCACTGGAAAGCTTCTTAATGGCTGCCACAGTGCTTCTGGGCCTGAGAGAGGGTCTGTGACCGCATCCAAGCAGACGAGCACCATCATCAATCGAACTGCCAGGCCCTTTTTCTCACCGCTGACGGTGCAGTCTCCAGAGGCACTCAGCCCTGTCATGGAcattccccctcctccttcttacTCCACTCCTCTTCTCCCTGCTTTCACTGCTCCCCAGCCTGTGGCgttctcacctccacctccaccatcgTATCCCACACCTCCTTTACCTGCCTTTACAAACCAGCCCCCGCAGGCCTACTACTCCTCTCCACCTCCGATGTCTCCTGTCATGTCCCCATCCTCACCTCCACCATCCCAGTTCCCTGTTTCCTCTGTATCTCAGTACCCTCCCATGCCCCATTACGGCCCTCCTACAGCACCCAAACCCTCCACCTTTGTTCCTCAGCCTGTATCAGAGAGAAAAGCCATAACAATCAAAACAGGCATACTTGAAGAGGGCGCTGCTCGAAGGTCAAATAGGAAGGCGATGTTCACATTCAAAGAGAAGCCAGTGATGGCTCCGAACCCCGAGCTGCTCTCTCTGGTGCAGGGGGCAGATGAAAGGAAGAAGCACGGACAGAGATCTGTGCCTGAGCCAGCATCTGAGGAAGAATTGCTGGCTCTGGGCGCGGAGGCCTCTAACTTCCTCACCAAGGAAGAGGAAAGGGCAGACGAGGCAAAAGCACCAGAGTGGTCTTCCTGCCTCAAGAGCTCCAGGACCCGACCGAGGGCTGAGCACAGGCCAGACCAGACCCTCACCAATGTATCAGGAAAGGGTGCTGAGCTGTTTGCCAGGCGTCAGTCCAGGATGGAGAAATATGTTGTTGAGAAGCAAAACACAGGGCAGATGAGGTCTCCTTCTCCGACAATGTCTCTGCCTCCATCTTGGGTGTACCCATCCAACATGCCAGGCAGGGTCAAGGCCATTGCTAAAAGCTCTGACATGAGCACACAGCTTTCACAAAACCTAAAGGCCCAACAAGCAGTCAAGCAGAAACCGAGGCCTAAAGCTCCAGCACCGGAGCCAGTTCCAGAGCCACCTACTTTAGAAAATGGTTGCTCCAAGATAGAGATGGACCTGTCAAGGCACCGGCCATACCAGCTTAACTCTTCCCTCTTCATCCTTAACCCAGCCAAGGACCCGCTCAGTACCCTACCCAGAGGAGCACCACAGGCCAAGAACCTGATGCCTACCCAGTCTTTCTCCAGACAGACTTCCTTACCTAATAACCCTCCGTCTCACTTCAGCACCCAGTGTATGTCTCCACAGCTGCCTCAAAACCCCACAAGAGGACGAGCAGAATATCCTTCAAATCCCGCCTCAGGGCAGCCAAGGATCAGTTCTCCAATGTCTGCCTTTTCTCCAGAGCGAGTGTCCTCTCCTCGGTCAGGGGTCCAGGCACCGAGGCCCACATTTTCTGCCAAGAAGGCAGGGATTGCGCCACAG ACACCAAAGGACTCCTCCCAGGATGAAACCTCCAGAAAGACTCCCACGCCAACCAGGACGCCCAGCCTCACCAGACGTTTCAGCAGCCCAGAGGGCCCCGCTGCTGGTGCATGGAGTCCCAGCCTACAAGCTAATCGCCCCTCCACTACCATGTCTAGCCGCCCGGTTACTTCCCCTGTGTCCTCTCCACTGGGTACAAGATGCCAATCCCCTATGGCCAGTCAGAATATCCAGTTTTCCACCTCTACTATAACATCCAGACCCTCCCAGACGTCTACAGCCACCTCTCCACGCTCTCCTCCTTGGGGCTCAAGATGTCAGTCCCCAATGGTGAGCCAGAACACCCAGTCGTCTGGCGTCTCCTCCAATCCTAGTTTCAGACCTTCCCAGACTTCTACCACgacttctcctctttctccaccTTGGAGTTCAAGATGTCAATCCCCAATAGTAAGCCAGCAATCCTCCACTGTTGCCTCCATGTACACATCCAGACCCTCCCAAACCTCCACTGCCACATCCCCACGCACTCCTCCTTGGGGATCAAGATGTCAGTCCCCAATGGTGAGCCAGAATGCTTCCACTGTCACCTCCATTACCACACCCAGACCAACCAAAACATCCACAGCCACGTCTCCGGTCTCTCCTCCTTGGGGTTCACGCTCCCAGTCTCCAGCACTCTCTCAGACCAGTTTATCCTTCCCTACCACGAGGCCTCTATACACATCTTCTGCCACCTCTCCTGTTCCCCCACCCAAAGACAGTCGCTGCATGTCCCCCATTGTTAATAACCTAGACTCTAAAGCCAACCATCGCCTCCTGGCTAAGAACATCATCAATGCAGCCAAACGTAAAAACAGCCCCTCTCCTGGAGCACTGAGCGGTCACAGCCTCCCCATCTCACCTCTGGGGAATTCACACCATGGCTACGACTGTCACAAACCACCCATCAGCCCTTTCCAGTCGCGGGCACCGGGGGCCCAGTCGCCTACCTTCACCAGCCCTCCTCCCACCCCAACACAGAGGATCTGCTCCCCTGTGAGGCTTTACAACACTCGCTCCCTCACCGACTCTGATGCCTCTGTTGAGTCTGAAGACTCTGGCCTCCGATCGCCTGGCCTTCAGTCCTACAACACTTGTCCCCGCGGGTGGGGAGGTAGCCTGAGGGTGAAGAGAAGCACCGTCTCCACTGACCTGTGA
- the synpo gene encoding mucin-2 isoform X2 produces the protein MEEHVIQERHFLPVKEEQEEEEEARDKIHEELEDKVKDEIPPGSNNTDPVLIGHAEGEAEINGGHTGPLPTGKLLNGCHSASGPERGSVTASKQTSTIINRTARPFFSPLTVQSPEALSPVMDIPPPPSYSTPLLPAFTAPQPVAFSPPPPPSYPTPPLPAFTNQPPQAYYSSPPPMSPVMSPSSPPPSQFPVSSVSQYPPMPHYGPPTAPKPSTFVPQPVSERKAITIKTGILEEGAARRSNRKAMFTFKEKPVMAPNPELLSLVQGADERKKHGQRSVPEPASEEELLALGAEASNFLTKEEERADEAKAPEWSSCLKSSRTRPRAEHRPDQTLTNVSGKGAELFARRQSRMEKYVVEKQNTGQMRSPSPTMSLPPSWVYPSNMPGRVKAIAKSSDMSTQLSQNLKAQQAVKQKPRPKAPAPEPVPEPPTLENGCSKIEMDLSRHRPYQLNSSLFILNPAKDPLSTLPRGAPQAKNLMPTQSFSRQTSLPNNPPSHFSTQCMSPQLPQNPTRGRAEYPSNPASGQPRISSPMSAFSPERVSSPRSGVQAPRPTFSAKKAGIAPQTPKDSSQDETSRKTPTPTRTPSLTRRFSSPEGPAAGAWSPSLQANRPSTTMSSRPVTSPVSSPLGTRCQSPMASQNIQFSTSTITSRPSQTSTATSPRSPPWGSRCQSPMVSQNTQSSGVSSNPSFRPSQTSTTTSPLSPPWSSRCQSPIVSQQSSTVASMYTSRPSQTSTATSPRTPPWGSRCQSPMVSQNASTVTSITTPRPTKTSTATSPVSPPWGSRSQSPALSQTSLSFPTTRPLYTSSATSPVPPPKDSRCMSPIVNNLDSKANHRLLAKNIINAAKRKNSPSPGALSGHSLPISPLGNSHHGYDCHKPPISPFQSRAPGAQSPTFTSPPPTPTQRICSPVRLYNTRSLTDSDASVESEDSGLRSPGLQSYNTCPRGWGGSLRVKRSTVSTDL, from the exons ATGGAGGAGCATGTTATCCAAGAGAGGCATTTCCTCCCTGTCaaggaagagcaggaggaagaggaagaggcgaGAGATAAAATCCACGAGGAGCTTGAGGACAAAGTCAAGGATGAGATTCCCCCTGGAAGTAATAATACTGATCCAGTCCTGATTGGACATGCTGAAGGGGAGGCAGAGATAAATGGGGGCCACACAGGGCCACTTCCCACTGGAAAGCTTCTTAATGGCTGCCACAGTGCTTCTGGGCCTGAGAGAGGGTCTGTGACCGCATCCAAGCAGACGAGCACCATCATCAATCGAACTGCCAGGCCCTTTTTCTCACCGCTGACGGTGCAGTCTCCAGAGGCACTCAGCCCTGTCATGGAcattccccctcctccttcttacTCCACTCCTCTTCTCCCTGCTTTCACTGCTCCCCAGCCTGTGGCgttctcacctccacctccaccatcgTATCCCACACCTCCTTTACCTGCCTTTACAAACCAGCCCCCGCAGGCCTACTACTCCTCTCCACCTCCGATGTCTCCTGTCATGTCCCCATCCTCACCTCCACCATCCCAGTTCCCTGTTTCCTCTGTATCTCAGTACCCTCCCATGCCCCATTACGGCCCTCCTACAGCACCCAAACCCTCCACCTTTGTTCCTCAGCCTGTATCAGAGAGAAAAGCCATAACAATCAAAACAGGCATACTTGAAGAGGGCGCTGCTCGAAGGTCAAATAGGAAGGCGATGTTCACATTCAAAGAGAAGCCAGTGATGGCTCCGAACCCCGAGCTGCTCTCTCTGGTGCAGGGGGCAGATGAAAGGAAGAAGCACGGACAGAGATCTGTGCCTGAGCCAGCATCTGAGGAAGAATTGCTGGCTCTGGGCGCGGAGGCCTCTAACTTCCTCACCAAGGAAGAGGAAAGGGCAGACGAGGCAAAAGCACCAGAGTGGTCTTCCTGCCTCAAGAGCTCCAGGACCCGACCGAGGGCTGAGCACAGGCCAGACCAGACCCTCACCAATGTATCAGGAAAGGGTGCTGAGCTGTTTGCCAGGCGTCAGTCCAGGATGGAGAAATATGTTGTTGAGAAGCAAAACACAGGGCAGATGAGGTCTCCTTCTCCGACAATGTCTCTGCCTCCATCTTGGGTGTACCCATCCAACATGCCAGGCAGGGTCAAGGCCATTGCTAAAAGCTCTGACATGAGCACACAGCTTTCACAAAACCTAAAGGCCCAACAAGCAGTCAAGCAGAAACCGAGGCCTAAAGCTCCAGCACCGGAGCCAGTTCCAGAGCCACCTACTTTAGAAAATGGTTGCTCCAAGATAGAGATGGACCTGTCAAGGCACCGGCCATACCAGCTTAACTCTTCCCTCTTCATCCTTAACCCAGCCAAGGACCCGCTCAGTACCCTACCCAGAGGAGCACCACAGGCCAAGAACCTGATGCCTACCCAGTCTTTCTCCAGACAGACTTCCTTACCTAATAACCCTCCGTCTCACTTCAGCACCCAGTGTATGTCTCCACAGCTGCCTCAAAACCCCACAAGAGGACGAGCAGAATATCCTTCAAATCCCGCCTCAGGGCAGCCAAGGATCAGTTCTCCAATGTCTGCCTTTTCTCCAGAGCGAGTGTCCTCTCCTCGGTCAGGGGTCCAGGCACCGAGGCCCACATTTTCTGCCAAGAAGGCAGGGATTGCGCCACAG ACACCAAAGGACTCCTCCCAGGATGAAACCTCCAGAAAGACTCCCACGCCAACCAGGACGCCCAGCCTCACCAGACGTTTCAGCAGCCCAGAGGGCCCCGCTGCTGGTGCATGGAGTCCCAGCCTACAAGCTAATCGCCCCTCCACTACCATGTCTAGCCGCCCGGTTACTTCCCCTGTGTCCTCTCCACTGGGTACAAGATGCCAATCCCCTATGGCCAGTCAGAATATCCAGTTTTCCACCTCTACTATAACATCCAGACCCTCCCAGACGTCTACAGCCACCTCTCCACGCTCTCCTCCTTGGGGCTCAAGATGTCAGTCCCCAATGGTGAGCCAGAACACCCAGTCGTCTGGCGTCTCCTCCAATCCTAGTTTCAGACCTTCCCAGACTTCTACCACgacttctcctctttctccaccTTGGAGTTCAAGATGTCAATCCCCAATAGTAAGCCAGCAATCCTCCACTGTTGCCTCCATGTACACATCCAGACCCTCCCAAACCTCCACTGCCACATCCCCACGCACTCCTCCTTGGGGATCAAGATGTCAGTCCCCAATGGTGAGCCAGAATGCTTCCACTGTCACCTCCATTACCACACCCAGACCAACCAAAACATCCACAGCCACGTCTCCGGTCTCTCCTCCTTGGGGTTCACGCTCCCAGTCTCCAGCACTCTCTCAGACCAGTTTATCCTTCCCTACCACGAGGCCTCTATACACATCTTCTGCCACCTCTCCTGTTCCCCCACCCAAAGACAGTCGCTGCATGTCCCCCATTGTTAATAACCTAGACTCTAAAGCCAACCATCGCCTCCTGGCTAAGAACATCATCAATGCAGCCAAACGTAAAAACAGCCCCTCTCCTGGAGCACTGAGCGGTCACAGCCTCCCCATCTCACCTCTGGGGAATTCACACCATGGCTACGACTGTCACAAACCACCCATCAGCCCTTTCCAGTCGCGGGCACCGGGGGCCCAGTCGCCTACCTTCACCAGCCCTCCTCCCACCCCAACACAGAGGATCTGCTCCCCTGTGAGGCTTTACAACACTCGCTCCCTCACCGACTCTGATGCCTCTGTTGAGTCTGAAGACTCTGGCCTCCGATCGCCTGGCCTTCAGTCCTACAACACTTGTCCCCGCGGGTGGGGAGGTAGCCTGAGGGTGAAGAGAAGCACCGTCTCCACTGACCTGTGA